From a region of the uncultured Draconibacterium sp. genome:
- a CDS encoding MobC family plasmid mobilization relaxosome protein yields MVQFNKGGRPRKLDGEKMKYKVTVKMSTVEYFSLIGKSKEAGISQSEFVRQSIMNTTVVQRLTPELNAEIRKLSGMANNLNQIARKANALGYDHVRSEYLFLARKIDRIINKML; encoded by the coding sequence ATGGTGCAATTTAACAAAGGCGGACGTCCACGAAAATTGGATGGTGAGAAGATGAAATATAAGGTAACGGTAAAAATGTCGACCGTTGAATATTTCTCCTTAATTGGCAAATCGAAAGAGGCCGGGATTTCGCAAAGTGAGTTTGTCAGGCAGTCAATAATGAATACCACAGTTGTTCAACGTTTAACACCCGAGCTGAATGCAGAAATAAGAAAACTTTCAGGAATGGCCAATAACCTCAACCAGATTGCACGAAAAGCCAATGCCCTTGGGTACGATCACGTTCGTAGCGAATACCTGTTTCTTGCGCGTAAAATTGATCGAATCATAAACAAAATGCTATGA
- a CDS encoding relaxase/mobilization nuclease domain-containing protein, translating into MNNEFLLNIADDYLNKMGIINTQFIIARHYDKEHPHIHIVYNRVNNLGKTISNKNDRYRSEKICKELTRKNDLYFAKGKENVKVHRLKEPDKTKYEIYYSLKELVPKCKDLDELEAKLNKEGITVNYKCRGNTNVVQGISFTKNDLKFNGSKIDRHSAIQKSSTGWMRIRDRSILM; encoded by the coding sequence TTGAATAATGAGTTTCTTCTAAATATTGCAGATGATTATCTAAACAAAATGGGAATCATAAATACCCAGTTTATAATAGCCCGGCATTACGATAAAGAGCATCCCCATATTCACATTGTGTATAACAGGGTAAACAACCTGGGGAAAACGATTTCCAATAAAAATGATCGTTACCGCAGTGAAAAGATCTGTAAAGAGCTTACTCGGAAAAATGACTTGTATTTTGCCAAGGGAAAAGAAAATGTAAAGGTTCACCGGCTAAAAGAACCGGACAAAACAAAATATGAAATTTATTACAGCCTGAAAGAGCTTGTACCCAAATGTAAAGACCTGGACGAACTGGAAGCTAAACTGAACAAAGAAGGGATAACAGTAAACTACAAATGCAGGGGGAATACAAATGTTGTTCAGGGGATTTCCTTTACCAAAAATGATTTAAAATTTAATGGTTCCAAAATCGACAGGCATTCAGCTATTCAAAAATCAAGTACAGGCTGGATGAGAATAAGAGACAGGAGCATTTTGATGTAA